atGTTGGGATTATGCACGTGAGACACAGACCAGGCTTGGTGAGCTTCTTTAAAgctaactttctctctctctctctctctctctctctctctctctctctctctctctctctcttcagtttGAAaggttctaaattttattactggaCAAACACTCTAATTCAGACACAAGTAAGTCTCCAGGTTAAAAATATTGAAATCCATCTGGTCGGACTGATCGACGATCGCACTTCAGTATAAATCCTCAGTCTTGCCATAGTGTGACTCCTTACAGACccagcttctttctcctccaGTGTCTTCTCTGAGAGTTGTACCTGATTTTGTTACCAGTTTTCATCCGAACCCATTGAGGAATAGGacaattttgcttttgtttctttgccaGGAATTGCTTGATTCTGAAAGTCTTGTGAGAAGACATGGTGAGGATCTGAATCAGGCACAGAGCGCATGATGGcgggggaaaggagaagagaaaggacaaGCCGGAAGAACGAGATTAGAAGACcctaactttctctttttggttCGTGCTATACTGTTCTGATTACAGTGAGGCTTCTACAGAACATAAGATGGGCAGAGTGTTTCATACTGacgatgtctttttttttttttccttctttttttccggagctgaggacgggacccagggccttgcgcttgctaggcaagcactctaccactgagctaaatccccaactccctgaCAATGTCTTTACTTGCATTCCAAAGCTCCACACTTTTATATTCCCCCAAAGTTGCTATTTTGGCTATCACGatttatatctttttatattaAGATACTTAACACCTCATTGTACTTGTtttgaaaaggtttattttttttttagattatgtGCATACATGTCTACGTGTGGgcgtgtgtacatgagtgtgggtcagaagaggacatcagattccctggagctggagtgacagctGGTTGTCAGCTGTgtgacctgggtgctgggaattgaactagagACCTCTGAGAAaggtcttaacctctgagccatttctccagccctgtatgtttgttttttttttaattgtgttgaCTTTCATATTGAAGATGTCTGACCAAGTTTAATTCTATATTTGCCCTTGTCGGTTGTGAtggacagttttatgtcaactggacacaagctagagtcatctgaagagagggaacctcagttgagaaaatgcctccataagatctggctataGGCAAAcctgtaaaacattttctttattagtgattGGTTGGGGAgggaccagcccactgtgggggGCGCCACCCCTAGGCTTtggtcctgagttctgtaagaaagcaggctaaacaagccttggtgagcaagccagtaagcagcatccctccatggcctctgcatcagctgctgctccaggttcctgtcctaaTTTCTCCATTGATGAGCCGTGATGAtgaagtgtgtatatatatgtgcataaatatttgtgtgtatgtatatgcgtgtatatgtatttatatgtgtgtatgtgtatgtgtgtatgtatgtatgcatatgtgtgtccatgtatgtatatgtgcgtgtatgtgtgtatatgtatgtgtgtgtgtgataccacATGTTTGTTGTGCAGCACTGTCCTCTGAGCAGAGAATCTGCCATCTTCTTGAGACCAGTCATGTCTGCTGCAGGAGATCACCACAGCCGGGTTTTTGACTGTTGATGTTTACTTCtagaaggaaggaggggtgggagggtCCCTGGACCTTTCCTGAGATCCCAGCCACTGCAGAATCCCAGCCACATATGTGCAGTTCTGCCTAATTACACCTGGCCTTGGGGTCTCAGGGAGGGGCTAGCACATACAGACTGGGGAAGACTAGGGAAGGATTCTGTCTGGATATCTGTGGGGAATATCCATGTCTGGATATCTGTGCTGGGTGGAGACTTTCCTGTGGTTTGGGGTGTCTCACCCACCTGTAAGCTCCTGTCACCCAGGCTCTGTAAGTAAGACACATTGGTTACCCAGGTCTTTGGTAGACTCAAAGTTTACTTTGTCACTGAGACCTTAGAAGGACAGACTCTGTCTAATCCCTCCCTTTGAGGAGAAAATTATCAAAATGCATGGAAGTCATAGGACGGCTGGTGAGATTCAGGTCTTTCCTTCCATTATATgagtcccaggaattgaactcaggtgtcAGCCTTTGTGGCCAACACTTTTACCtcctaagccagtggttctcaaccttcccagtgcagtgaccttttaatacagttcctcgtgttgcggtgacccccaaccacaaaattatttttgttgctacttataactgtaattttgctactgtcatgaacctaatgtaaatatctgatatgcagatttTCTTAGGTGACCCCCCAAACGAAAGGGCCACaatcaaaggggtcatgacccacaggttgagaatcattgtCTTAAGCCATTTTTTtgccacctccccccacccccactttaaAAAGAgtcagctggcctagaactcatgatctttcatgatcttcctgcttcaacctccAAAGGATTTCAGGCATGCACTGCCCTGGTGggttatattttatagtgaggaTTTAGGGTGGCTTCAGTCTGTTCAGGGGCTGCTGAGTTTCTTATCTCTCAATGAGTTTCTCATCTTTCCCAAAGCTTGGAAAGTTTTCAGCCATTATTTCACTAAAGAAACTTTCTTTTCTACCTCTGTCTTGTCTCTTGAGACTTAAAATGTGAAGGTTTGGTCACTTAGTGATGCCCtgtctgttctgtctgtctgtctgtctatccatccatctatccactttTTTTAAAACTAGGTCATTTCAAAAGACCCGTCTTCCAGTTCAGAGACACTCTCTTTAGCTTGTTCTAGGCTATATTTTTATGTCAATCACTGAATTCTTTAGCTCTAAGATttctgtttgcttccttttggGATGTGAGAGAGGCAGGGCCTcgtgtagcacaggctagcctccaactcattATAGagataaggctggccttgaacgtcTGATCCTTCATTTTACACCTCCTATGTGCTGAACTAGCAGGCACTCACTGATCTTCCGTGCTCTCTTTGCGTCTTTTGCATATTACGCATTTGTTCCATTTCTGATCCTAACCATTAGTTAATTTCTCTGATTCACCTACTTTGGATTTTCTCCTGTTTTTCCCAGTCTCCCTAGAATTGTTTCTTTGAATTCCTTTTGTGGCCACCTGTAAGTTTTCTTTTGGAGGTCAGCTCCTAACGTGTTACTGTGTCCTGGGATAGAGTTGGTTCACAGGTTAAGAGTGTTTATTGCTCTTgcataggacccaggttcaattcccagtcacGGTGGCTTATAACTATCTGTAAGTCCAATTGCAGGCGATCCAACACTCTGGGAACCAagcatgtgtgtggtgcacatacaaacattcaggcaaaaccgaaaaaaaaagtaaaaaaaaaaaaattaaaaagttactgTGTCCCTTGAATGGTatcatgttttcttctttgtatgtgtgcatgcatgcatggtcGTATGTACACAGGTCTACATGTATGCTCatgtacatgtggaagccagaggacagctctaGGTGTTGTTCCTCAGGCCCCATTCATCTTGGttcttgagacacagtctctaGTAACCTGAAGTTTACCAAgtaggctggccagtgagccacaCTGCCTGGCCTTTTGTATGGGTttgggggatcaaactcaggttctggTGCTTGCAGGGCTGGCCCTTTGCTGACTGAGTTATCTCCCAGCCCCTTTTCATCTTTCCTGTGCCACAGTCCTGATGTCCACGCGTCTGGTGGAGCAGTAGGCTCCTCCAGACTTTACAGTGTTTCTGGACCTGGAAAAAAGGGGTGGAGCTCCAGTTTGAATGTGACAGGCATCAGTTCCAGTGACCACTCAGGGCATTATGCGGGGTGACAGTGGGAGATGGCAGCATCTCAGACTACAAATCCAGGAGCAGAGGCAACAACAATGTTGGAATGCAGAGCACATTTGTTTCCTGAAGCCTGGGCTGTAGTGATGACCTCATTTCCCTGAGAGGGGCTCTCTCAAAAGTTCAGACTCTGGGGGGGTTGCTAATCCAGTTCTAAGGTAGCTGGAGTCTTGCATGGATATGTGGCCTGTCCCAGATCAGCCAGCACTGTGCCTGTGGGTTCAGGTACTATGTCAGCTCAGCCCTGGCATGCGCAGATCTCTTCCTCAAAGCAGAGTCTCTGGGAGACTGATGGGTTCCAAGAAAGCACCGTTACTCTGCACCTTGGCTCTGCCCAGATGCAGTTTCAGAAGGAAGGGCATCACTTCATCTGAGGCACAGGGGCTCAGGCTGCTCTGAGTTGTTGAAGGTTCACTCTCTTTGGAAGCAGTGTGCAGATTCATCTTAGGCACAGAAGAGCAGGTGTGGTGAAACAAGAGACTGACTGCCTTGTCAAGGTACTGTGATAGCTAATCTTGATCGTCAGCCTGGTTCGATCTGGAGTCATCTAGGAGTCTGGTGTCCCAGTGAGAGTATTTCCAGGAAGGATTAACCTTGGGGAGATGACTCTCAGCCAGAGCAAGTGGCACCTCATGCTAGGCCTAGATATAAAAGGGTCCGAGGGAAAAGCAGCTTGCTTTGCCTACCTTTGCTTCTTGCTGTTAAGGACACCTACTCTACagttctgctgctgctgccgccgccaccaccatcaTTCTCCACCATCAGAATATAGCTTCAGATGCTTTCGAGGTGGGTTAAAGATTAgcaactcggggctggggatttagctcagtggtagagcgcttacctaggaagcgcaaggccctgggttcggtccccagctccgaaaaaaagaaccaaaaaaaaaaaaaaaagattagcaaCTCACCAGGAATCCACCAGGTCTTCAGCCCCAGATAGGGGCTGCTGAGATACCCATCCTTATAGAGATGGCCATTGTTAAACTACCCAGCCCATATTATATAAACcagtgtagggctggagagatggttcagtggttaagagcactgactgctttccagaggtcccaagttcaaatctaagcaaccacatggtggctcacaacatctgtaatgggatctaatgcccttttctggtatgtctgaagacagctacagtgtacttatataatgaacaaacaaataaataattctttaaaaaaatctttaaaccaGTGTAATAAATTATcttttgtaatatatatacaaacatattataaataacatattttatatgtatatcaaAACatgttattatatattaataatatattgtaatatatCCATTCCATTGGCTCTTCTAGCAAACCTTGACTAGTATGGCCTTCCTCTTCCTAGAAGGTGGTGTGTAGCCACAGTGTGTGTACCCAGGGACAGCAGCTGGGGATGCTGCATTGCAGCTTGGCTTTTAGCATAGGGCGCAGCAGCAACTGGGCTTGGGAATGTCAGGACACAGGGCAGAGTAGTTCAATAGTGATCAAAACTCAGCATGAGAACAATACTGTCACTACTTGTCCTCAGAGCAGGGCACTTGCCAACAGTAGCCCCATCTCCAAAATAAGCCACAGAGGTGAGCCTAGCTCTTTGATGTGGGACAGCCTCCACCCCACCATTCTGTGAGACACCACAGCATGGCAGGAATCAAACTGGCACATGGGCAGacatgctggagaagtagctgagagttctacatccagagccacaggcagcaggaagagagagactctgggctCGGAATGGGCTTTTcaaaacctcaaggcccaccccagtgacacacttcctccaatatggccacaccttctaatcctttcaaatagtgccactccctggtaaCCAAGTATTCAAGTGTATGAGCCAATgggggacattttcattcaaaccaccatattccaCTTCCTGGCCCCCAGAAGGTTGCACATATATAACACAAAATGCATTCAGTTCGACTTCAGAAGTTCCCATTTCAAAGTCTCTTCAgagactcaaggcaatctcttaactCTAACTTCTGTGAGGTCAAAATCAAAAGGCAGATCACACGATTTCCAACATGTAATGGCACAGGATAGACACTGCAATTccaaaatggaggaagagagcacagtgaggaaatactggaccataggaagactgaaaaccagctgggcaaacttcaaactgCTTCTCCATGTCTGATGCCAAAGTTCTCTTCAGTGTtacaactcctttcagctttgttgactgccaCACACTTTTCTCTCTTAGGCTGGTTTCATTCCCTGTTAGCAGCTCTCCTCATcaggtatcccatggctctggcatttcCAACATCTTGGGATCTCCAACAAAATCCaagcttcaccttcacagcttcatacAGTGgtctctctgggcctccatgcagggacacccctAACACATACCTGGCCTCAGTGGCTTTTCTTAGCCACAGAGGGAAATTCCACAACCCGTTTCTTGTATCCTtgattctaaagccagaaccacatggctgaagctgccaagaTCATCTATTCGCTGGGGCTGGAAAATGGCCCCCTCGTTCAAACACATTTTCACCAGCTTTCTGCTTTCtatggtttccttcactgctaaacttttctttaattccttttgacAAACCAGAAGCTTAGCTGGGTGTGTCTTGCCTTGAGTCCACCACTCCCTTTATTTCATTTAGCTTCagacttttctttaaattttatctcCTTGAGCACTGGACATGACTCTTAGCTCTATtagactttctttttattttattttattctattttttaaaataaataaattatatatacagttttccacctgcatgtatgcctgcaggccagaagacagcaccagatctcattatagatggttgtgagccaccatgtggttgctgggatttgaactcaggacctctggaagaacagacagtgctcttaaccactgagccatctctccaaccctctatTACACTTTCTGGTACACCCTCTTCTCCTCACACtgtacattttgcattttttcttgctcagcctgctgctCTTTTCCATTACAGATCTGCCTAAGAGTGACCACTAAGACCACAGAGTCAAcactaggctgtcttgaaatgtCCTCTGCCAACACCATTAActcaaaactcttcaatttagcccCAGGCAgactttttaagacagggccaAAAGGAGCCACATTCTTCACccaaatatcacaagaatggtctctagGTTACTCTTTCTCTCTGGAACTTCTTGAGCTGGACCCCCCACAGTTTAGATCACACTCAGTGCTGTGTTCttctactaggatggcccattaagtctTGCTTAATTCATTCATCCTCTTTCCTAATTCAAAGTCCCAAAGTCCACACTCTGCCGACAAACACTGTGGTCAGGCCAGTCAGCAATACCCGGATCCCTggcaccaacttctgtcttagtcagtattctttggctgtgaagagacaccatgaccttggcaactcttataaaataaagcatttaattggggcttgcttacaatttcagagactTGGTTCGTTATCAGCATATGGAGAGCatgctggcaggcaggcagacttgttgctgaagaagtagctgagttctacatccagatccacaAGCAGCAAGACGAGAGAGACTCTGGGCTTGGAACAGGCTcactctcagtgacacacttcttccaacaaggccataccacctagttctttcaaatagtgccactccccggtGACAAAGTATTCAAATCTGTGAGCCTGttgggggtcattctcattcaaaccaccataagcATGGAGTAGATTATAAAGTCCCAGCATGCTGATGGGAACTGCTGTCCCTCCCCCTGCCCATCTACCCCCTCGGAGAAGTCCCTCCGGGTTCACAGCTGGTCCCTGCTTTCTCTGGGGTCCCTGCTTCTCCTCTGTGATGCTTTAGCATCTTCAATTGGTTATAATCAATACACTGTTATGTCTTCCTTCCCAGGGAAGAATGCGTGCTTGGTGTCTGTAGtagttactttcctgttgctgtaacaaaatactacAGCCCAGACAACTTACCGAATAGTTGATTTGAACTGGgcggtggtggctcacacttttaatctcaatacttgggaggcagaggcccatgaattcgaggccagcctggttcacacagtgagttcccagacagccagggctacacagagaaaccctgtcctcccacccacccccaaaggTTGAATTGGGTTTTCAGTTCTAGAAAGAGGAAATTTCATTAGCCTATTAcagtagtgggggtgggggacagaagGTGAGCGTGGTAGcaagaaagcagaaagcagagagagcaaactcaGAGTGGGGTGAGACTACACACTCTCAAAGCCCGCTCCCAGTGACAttcttccagcaaggctccacctcccaaaGCCCCTTCAATCTTCCcagacagcagcagcaccagGGATGAATTACAAATACACAAACCTCCAGGAAACATTCCCATCCGAACCAGCACCGGGCCTCTCCTTGGCTACCTCGCTGTCTGAAGATGACTGATGAAGGCCTATCTCATTCTGGCTTACTTTCCATCTAAGCTTGTGTAGAACCAGGAGTCTCTGGCTTCTACCAACTAGAGGCTGGTGGCATCTTCTTTCCATCTGGGACAACAGAGAGTGCCAGGCATTGTGAGGTGTGCTCTGGAGAGTGAAGCTTTGCTACAGCAGACTCTGCTCCAGGCTCACTGCCCTGTGGTCTGTGCAGGAGGACCACGGCTTGCCTCCTTGGTGTGATGACAATGGGGATGGTGGTGGTCAGTGCTGGAGGTAGAATGACAGATAATGCTGCTAGCAACAAATCTGTCAGGTGTCCTACAGTGGCCTCTTATTAGATCTCATCTGTGCTGgctcatgtcaacttgacacacgaaCTAGAGTTATCGGAaaggagggaatctcaactgagaaaatgcctccataagatccggctgtaagacattttcttgatcAGTGATCAATGATGGAGGGTCCAGACCATTGTGTTGGGGCAACCCTGGGCTGGTAATTCTGGGttcaataagaaagcaggctgagcaagccctgggAAGCGAGTcagcaagcagcaccctccatggcctgtgcatcagctcctgcttccaggccctgtttgagttcctatcccgACTTCCTCCAATGACGAACAGTGATGTGCAGTTGTAAACCAGatacaccctttcctccccaactttgcttttggtcctggtgttcgAATGCAGCAACTGAAGCCCTCACTGAGACACCACCCTGCAGTACAAGCAGGTGGGTGAGGTCATGGGTGTTCCCATTTTGCAAAAGAAAGCCTTGGCTCTCTCACCTGCTCTCTGTGGCTGTGGATTCTTCTTGATAGGGACAGAGGCAATCCAAGCCTGGGGTGGACAGAGGTCCATTTGTTAAATTGCTCAAAATGCCCGCCTTTATCACCTTGAAGGGCAAAATGGGTTGGACAGGGACCAAAAGGTAACAGCCTACCAGGACAAAGATTGGTATCTTCTTTCCCAAATAGTGGCCCAGTACTGACCAGATAATCTGTTCTGAGTGTGTCTGACCCCTGCTGACAGTTCACAGTCTAATATTCTGAGAGGAGCCAGCCAGCTAGCTGGGTTAGACCCACCCCTAAGTTCTTTACTGAGAATAATGCTATTTGCTGGGCAGTGTGGTGatttcctttaatcccagcacttgggagccagaggcagggggatctctgtgagtttgaaggcattctggtctacatagtgagttttaggatggccagagctacacagagaaaccctgtcttaaaaaaatcaaaaaacaaaacaaaatgaaaaaaaaaacccaaaacaacaaaaaaggaataaTACTATTTATTAGAGACCTAATATTATTCAGTCTTCACTGCTTTTCCATTTGTTCCCCTTCtcactcctcctttctcttctccctccctctttctctcctctctgtttctccccctcccccacaggagaTCACtaagtagcctaggctagccttgcaTTCTCTTCATCctatctcagcttcctgagtgttaGCATTACAggcttgtaccaccacaccaTTAGGCCCACCCTTCGAGTGGGAAACTGTTCACTGAGTACTGAGAATGTACCTGCCCAGTTCCGAGATCACAGATGACACATCAGGGACGGAAGTCTCCCGGAGCCTGCAGCCTCattgaggagagagagaaatggacgCTGGGGAACAAATTACTAAGATTGCCAAAGCCTAGGAGATACAGCTGATAGAGGGCAATGGTGAGCCAGGCACTGAGATTGGGGGAGCCTGGGCAGGACCACAGAAAGTAGTTGTAGTAGGGCTGTCttatcctggatttcctagaaAGCAGAGCCCTAAATAAAGGCATTTTTCTTGGAGCGAGAATCTGACAGGAGTGgactggggaggagggggagtcaGAATGAAGGTGTCTCTGAGCTGGCCTGGTATCTGGAGCTGGCCAGTTGTTGAGTGTCACAGGTCAGCTATTGCTATGTAAAGCATGTCTAGGGGAGACACGTGTCCCACAGAGTCATTTCTCACTGCCTGCCTGCTTTTCCAGAATGTACTAGTGAGAGTTTCTGTTGCTgccatgaaacaccatgaccaaggcaactcggGGAGGAGAGAGTTTATTGTGCTTACACtcccatatcactgttcatcactgaagggagtcaggacagagactcacacagggcaggatcctggaggcaggagctgatgcagaggccatggaggggtgctgcttactggcttgctccccatggcttgttcagcctactttcttttttcttttttttattaacttgagtatttcttatatacatttcgagtgttattccctttcccggtatccgggcaaacatccccctcccccctccccttccttatgggtgttcccctcccaaccctccccccagtgccgccctc
This Rattus norvegicus strain BN/NHsdMcwi chromosome 3, GRCr8, whole genome shotgun sequence DNA region includes the following protein-coding sequences:
- the Rpl39l3 gene encoding large ribosomal subunit protein eL39-like, whose amino-acid sequence is MSSHKTFRIKQFLAKKQKQNCPIPQWVRMKTGNKIRYNSQRRHWRRKKLGL